In Sphingobacterium sp. PCS056, the following proteins share a genomic window:
- the proC gene encoding pyrroline-5-carboxylate reductase, translating into MKRITIIGTGNIGLSLAKGLVKSEFCKAEQITLTRRNIKALSHESQLGFVVTDNNVQAVQDADIIVFAILPQQLRKVLEEIAPIVKDSDQIFVSVVSGVSCLDIKEVLGQGTSVVRAMPNTAIAIGQSMTCIATDTAAAHIVKEVEVMFETVGAVVVINEDLMTSATALCACGIAFFLRAIRAASQGGVEIGFHAHDALKMAVQTAKGAADLLLQTQTHPESEIDKVTSPKGCTIAGLNEMEHHGFSSAFIKGIKLSAQKAGGLYNE; encoded by the coding sequence ATGAAAAGAATCACCATTATCGGAACAGGAAATATTGGTTTGTCACTTGCAAAAGGTTTAGTTAAGAGTGAATTTTGCAAAGCAGAACAAATTACTTTAACAAGACGTAATATTAAAGCATTAAGTCATGAAAGCCAGTTAGGATTTGTCGTCACAGACAATAACGTACAGGCCGTTCAAGATGCTGATATTATTGTTTTTGCAATTTTACCGCAACAGTTACGGAAAGTTCTGGAAGAAATTGCCCCGATAGTGAAGGATTCTGATCAAATTTTTGTGTCTGTTGTTTCAGGAGTGAGCTGTTTGGATATTAAAGAAGTGCTAGGACAAGGTACATCGGTCGTAAGAGCAATGCCTAATACGGCAATTGCTATTGGACAATCAATGACTTGTATTGCTACGGATACTGCAGCAGCTCATATCGTTAAAGAAGTAGAGGTGATGTTTGAGACCGTTGGAGCAGTTGTTGTCATAAATGAAGATTTAATGACTTCGGCGACAGCACTGTGCGCTTGTGGAATTGCTTTTTTCTTAAGAGCTATTCGAGCGGCATCACAAGGAGGTGTAGAAATCGGTTTTCATGCCCATGATGCACTAAAGATGGCGGTTCAAACAGCTAAGGGTGCAGCTGACTTGTTACTTCAAACACAAACGCATCCAGAAAGTGAAATTGATAAGGTAACTTCCCCTAAAGGATGTACTATTGCAGGTTTGAATGAAATGGAGCATCATGGTTTCAGCTCCGCCTTTATAAAAGGTATTAAATTATCTGCTCAAAAGGCTGGAGGTTTATATAATGAATAA
- the argB gene encoding acetylglutamate kinase, which produces MSNSSLNIIKIGGNIIDDELLLDSFLEKFAALPGKKILVHGGGKIATRMASDLGIEAKMVEGRRITDEAMLRIVTMVYAGLTNKNIVAKLQVLKCDAIGLSGADGGTIKAIKRPVRDIDYGFVGDILHDSVNTASIKKFLEAGFVPVFSAITHNGLGQLLNTNADTIASALAVGLSSLYDTSLVYCFEKNGVLRDVTDDQSVINSIHADEFPKLKEDGTIHDGMVPKLQNAFDAIQKGVRNVYIGHANNLHLFQQGQFGTCLTLK; this is translated from the coding sequence ATGTCAAATAGTAGCCTGAATATTATAAAGATAGGTGGCAATATCATTGATGATGAATTACTTTTAGATTCATTTTTAGAAAAGTTTGCAGCATTACCAGGCAAAAAGATTTTAGTGCATGGTGGTGGTAAAATAGCTACGCGCATGGCGAGTGATCTAGGGATTGAGGCTAAGATGGTCGAGGGACGTAGAATCACAGATGAAGCCATGTTACGTATTGTAACCATGGTTTATGCAGGGTTAACTAATAAAAATATTGTTGCAAAACTTCAAGTGTTAAAATGTGATGCGATAGGCCTGAGTGGAGCTGACGGCGGAACTATTAAAGCCATAAAACGTCCTGTTAGGGATATTGATTATGGTTTTGTTGGTGATATTTTACATGATTCTGTAAATACAGCTTCTATTAAAAAATTCTTAGAAGCGGGATTTGTTCCCGTGTTCTCAGCAATCACTCATAATGGTTTAGGCCAGTTATTGAATACGAATGCAGACACAATTGCTTCTGCTTTAGCTGTTGGTCTATCGTCTCTATATGATACGTCTTTAGTTTACTGTTTTGAAAAGAATGGTGTATTAAGAGATGTTACAGATGATCAGTCGGTCATTAATTCAATTCATGCTGATGAGTTTCCAAAATTAAAGGAAGATGGTACAATCCATGATGGTATGGTACCAAAACTGCAAAATGCTTTTGATGCTATACAAAAAGGTGTTAGGAATGTGTATATTGGTCATGCCAATAACTTGCACTTGTTCCAACAAGGGCAATTTGGAACTTGTTTAACCTTAAAATAG